A genome region from Schlesneria paludicola DSM 18645 includes the following:
- the rsmH gene encoding 16S rRNA (cytosine(1402)-N(4))-methyltransferase RsmH — protein sequence MNEPSPDKPPRRPRYRGKNPRQFHEKYKEHQPEKYGEVVAKVLASGKTPAGTHRPILVDEILEFLAPAPGQVAVDCTLGFGGHATAVLAALQPGGKLIGVDADPLELPKTEARLRGLGHPPESLVVRRMNFAGILGFVLQEAPAGADILLADLGLSSMQIDDPSRGFTFKTDGPLDMRLNPGHGQPASELLSRMTETELALILEQNADEPQAVKLAAMILQTHSKTPMTTTGALASAIANFMQKGRATEERTKETVRRVFQALRIAVNDEFGALDSFLRQLPDCLKPGGRIAILTFHSGEDRRVKQSFKRGLACGDYSSISEEVIRASATERHANPRSTSAKLRFAVRG from the coding sequence ATGAACGAACCGTCACCCGATAAGCCTCCGCGACGGCCACGCTATCGAGGGAAGAATCCGCGGCAGTTTCACGAGAAATATAAAGAGCATCAACCGGAAAAGTACGGTGAAGTTGTCGCGAAGGTCCTTGCCAGTGGAAAAACGCCGGCGGGGACGCATCGGCCGATTCTGGTTGATGAGATTCTTGAGTTTTTGGCTCCCGCGCCAGGACAAGTTGCGGTCGACTGCACGTTGGGGTTCGGCGGGCACGCCACGGCAGTGCTCGCAGCCCTTCAACCCGGCGGCAAGTTGATCGGTGTCGACGCCGATCCCTTGGAGTTGCCCAAGACCGAGGCGCGACTGCGTGGGCTGGGCCACCCCCCCGAGTCGCTTGTCGTGCGGCGGATGAATTTTGCCGGGATTCTCGGTTTCGTTCTGCAAGAGGCACCGGCTGGGGCTGACATTCTACTGGCGGATCTGGGACTCTCGTCCATGCAGATCGATGACCCGAGTCGAGGGTTTACGTTCAAAACAGACGGGCCGCTCGATATGCGGCTGAATCCTGGACATGGGCAACCGGCGTCGGAACTCTTGTCGCGGATGACCGAGACGGAACTGGCGCTGATTTTGGAGCAGAATGCGGATGAACCGCAGGCCGTGAAGCTGGCCGCAATGATATTGCAGACGCATTCGAAAACGCCGATGACAACGACCGGTGCGCTTGCCAGCGCGATCGCGAATTTCATGCAGAAAGGCCGCGCGACAGAAGAACGAACCAAAGAGACCGTCAGGCGTGTGTTTCAGGCTCTTCGAATCGCGGTGAATGATGAGTTTGGGGCGCTGGATTCGTTCTTGCGGCAGCTACCAGACTGTCTGAAACCGGGCGGACGGATTGCCATTCTGACGTTTCATTCGGGCGAGGATCGACGCGTCAAACAGAGCTTCAAGCGCGGACTTGCCTGTGGTGACTACTCATCGATTTCTGAGGAGGTCATTCGGGCGTCGGCGACCGAGCGGCATGCCAATCCCCGTTCGACATCTGCAAAACTCAGATTTGCTGTTCGCGGTTGA
- the trxA gene encoding thioredoxin, which yields MAGNVAEFTDAGFKSDVVDSQQPVLVDFWAPWCGPCKMLGPTIEELANTYSGRVRIGKVNIDDNQQVASDYGISSIPTVMIFKGGQVVDRFVGVTPKAKLSAAIDSHL from the coding sequence ATGGCTGGTAACGTCGCTGAGTTTACAGATGCCGGTTTCAAATCCGATGTTGTTGATAGCCAACAACCTGTGTTGGTTGACTTCTGGGCGCCGTGGTGCGGCCCTTGCAAGATGCTTGGCCCAACCATTGAAGAGTTGGCCAACACCTATTCGGGCCGCGTCCGAATTGGGAAAGTCAACATTGATGACAATCAGCAAGTCGCAAGCGACTATGGGATTAGCTCAATTCCCACCGTCATGATTTTCAAAGGTGGGCAGGTTGTCGACCGCTTCGTCGGTGTGACACCTAAAGCAAAATTGAGTGCCGCAATCGATAGCCACCTGTAA
- a CDS encoding coiled-coil domain-containing protein, which yields MNERVKDEQHAQRILPVTGSLSEHHHMNSYGIGVRIDPAHTLPPEAEARQVEWQNLEHFVPGRAAGRPAPAPVPVTPDVSHIDTQFLDDISQRARLIHNQIQAQKAVLDKREMELRSRLIELEEDQQRFHHQAAHDQSQLDARRSQLQKNEAALAERMIAFELHSRKLESEAATIQQQRADIENRKKAMREEILAELASDKKAIEVAKAELQKELHHARGLKDSLQERLTLLTAENQRTLKDEREKLWQSLTEEWEQRKVAFQQELDSWARTRDHEKSEIDRERAMFDATIASANAEFLNARDALAAELTELREQHANKLELEREEWQQARLREEAELAILIETQRAELLAERDAMTVEFDSLRAQQAAVLREEQSEWERTCEATRLQLAAEQEQHTAKLQQLSLEWEENCRIRETELTVQSEALQAERVKFEQELAETVTQQTAALVQDRAEWEQSRQKEIESLEAQRTEVAAWRDQIQHELRAAREHHDQSLQSERAEWEQTRLEQLTQLEAEKADWQHSTEAERAFRESQQAEWVASRDSALAASREALEVEFVTLRQQHAQQLQAERDNWEQQVAEQKAALQTRRDEQSRELTLIENRIRFQQDHLDKSRAEFEQAQNEHRRDRQIELQRLEEANKITLQRQRQVDLYRSSIDEREKSLDREQEVLSRTRKAITSTADYDRMNFQAEKHAWEQERQIQQSELRRQQEALVARTENLESRGIRLDKLRAELEETHRATLEMRLAVEESWAQLTDVAGEEEARLRVDQVRHSLAGYHQQMHESLSERRREHVESQSKFERQRAEFNDERQRLTSWLTKRDEDLRLGEERLRIAANEAAANHTKWLAARDRWLMEKSEAEQLIRRLLSSLGDNSRDATRQFDPNFRWDEVSALFNNAPTLQS from the coding sequence ATGAATGAGCGAGTCAAGGACGAACAGCACGCGCAACGCATCCTGCCTGTGACCGGTTCGCTCAGTGAGCATCATCACATGAACTCGTACGGGATCGGGGTACGTATTGATCCCGCCCATACACTGCCCCCCGAGGCGGAAGCCCGCCAGGTCGAGTGGCAGAACCTGGAACATTTTGTTCCCGGCCGCGCGGCCGGTCGCCCGGCGCCTGCACCTGTGCCCGTCACTCCTGACGTCTCACATATTGATACGCAGTTCCTGGATGACATCAGTCAGCGAGCTCGCCTGATTCACAATCAGATTCAGGCCCAGAAAGCGGTGCTGGACAAGCGCGAAATGGAGCTGCGTAGCCGGCTGATTGAGCTCGAAGAAGATCAACAGCGTTTCCATCATCAGGCGGCACACGACCAGTCGCAACTCGACGCTCGTCGCAGCCAGCTCCAAAAGAACGAAGCCGCCCTTGCCGAACGCATGATCGCGTTCGAACTGCATTCACGAAAACTCGAATCTGAAGCGGCGACGATTCAGCAGCAGCGAGCGGACATCGAGAATCGCAAAAAAGCAATGCGGGAAGAGATCCTTGCGGAACTCGCTTCCGACAAAAAAGCCATCGAAGTCGCCAAGGCGGAGCTGCAAAAAGAACTTCATCATGCACGGGGCTTGAAAGATTCGCTGCAAGAGCGACTGACTCTGTTGACCGCAGAGAATCAGCGGACGCTGAAAGACGAGCGCGAGAAACTGTGGCAGTCTTTGACCGAAGAATGGGAGCAGCGTAAGGTCGCATTCCAGCAAGAACTCGATTCCTGGGCGCGCACGCGTGACCACGAGAAGTCAGAGATCGATCGTGAACGTGCGATGTTCGACGCGACAATCGCGAGTGCGAATGCCGAATTCCTGAATGCACGCGACGCTCTCGCGGCGGAGCTGACGGAGTTGCGTGAGCAACACGCGAACAAGTTGGAGCTCGAACGCGAAGAGTGGCAGCAGGCTCGCCTGCGTGAAGAAGCCGAACTGGCGATTCTGATCGAAACGCAACGTGCCGAGCTTTTGGCCGAACGCGATGCAATGACCGTCGAATTTGATTCCCTGCGTGCCCAGCAAGCTGCGGTGCTACGAGAGGAACAAAGCGAATGGGAACGCACATGCGAAGCGACGCGACTGCAGTTGGCGGCCGAGCAGGAGCAACACACCGCCAAGCTTCAACAATTGTCACTCGAATGGGAAGAAAACTGTCGCATTCGCGAGACTGAGCTGACGGTGCAATCCGAAGCACTGCAGGCCGAGCGTGTGAAGTTCGAGCAGGAATTGGCCGAGACGGTCACACAGCAGACGGCCGCACTCGTTCAGGATCGCGCCGAGTGGGAACAATCTCGTCAGAAAGAGATCGAATCGCTCGAAGCACAGCGAACAGAAGTGGCGGCCTGGCGCGATCAGATCCAACATGAACTGCGCGCGGCCCGCGAACATCACGACCAGTCACTGCAAAGCGAACGGGCGGAATGGGAACAAACTCGGCTTGAGCAGCTAACGCAACTTGAAGCCGAGAAAGCCGATTGGCAGCACTCTACCGAAGCGGAACGGGCATTCCGGGAATCGCAACAGGCCGAATGGGTCGCCTCACGCGATTCCGCACTGGCCGCCTCACGCGAAGCTCTCGAAGTCGAGTTCGTCACTCTCCGACAACAGCACGCACAGCAGCTTCAAGCGGAACGGGACAATTGGGAACAGCAGGTCGCCGAGCAGAAAGCCGCTCTTCAGACACGTCGCGACGAACAGTCTCGTGAATTGACCCTGATTGAAAATCGAATTCGATTCCAACAGGATCACCTGGATAAATCGCGAGCCGAATTCGAGCAGGCCCAAAACGAACATCGCCGCGATCGACAGATCGAGCTGCAGCGACTTGAAGAAGCCAACAAGATCACACTGCAGCGGCAGCGGCAGGTCGACCTCTATCGCTCCTCGATCGACGAGCGTGAGAAGTCGCTGGATCGCGAGCAAGAAGTGCTCAGCCGCACACGAAAAGCGATCACCAGCACGGCTGACTACGATCGCATGAACTTCCAGGCCGAAAAGCACGCTTGGGAACAAGAGCGCCAGATTCAGCAGAGCGAATTGCGACGACAGCAAGAGGCGCTGGTTGCACGGACCGAAAACCTGGAAAGCCGCGGCATTCGACTCGACAAACTGCGTGCAGAACTCGAAGAAACACATCGCGCCACCCTCGAAATGCGATTGGCCGTCGAGGAATCGTGGGCACAATTAACGGATGTGGCAGGTGAAGAGGAAGCACGACTTCGAGTTGACCAAGTTCGACATTCGCTCGCTGGATATCACCAGCAGATGCACGAATCCCTGTCGGAGCGTCGACGCGAACATGTGGAATCACAGTCCAAGTTTGAACGACAGCGTGCCGAGTTCAATGACGAACGTCAGCGTCTGACATCCTGGTTGACGAAGCGCGATGAAGACCTGCGACTGGGAGAAGAACGACTGCGAATCGCCGCGAATGAAGCGGCCGCAAACCACACAAAATGGCTGGCCGCCCGTGACCGATGGCTGATGGAGAAATCCGAGGCGGAACAGTTGATTCGCCGATTGCTCTCGTCACTCGGTGATAACAGCCGGGATGCGACCCGGCAATTCGATCCCAACTTCCGCTGGGACGAAGTGAGCGCGCTGTTCAATAACGCGCCTACCCTCCAAAGCTAA
- a CDS encoding 2Fe-2S iron-sulfur cluster-binding protein, with protein sequence MPTVTFVNEKKTVEVPAGSNLRREAIKAGVQLYPFPHNYVNCLGFGACTSCRVMVKKGVENCSVQSGYEKFMMTVPHPLTFFARIGNESTLRLACQMQVNGDIEVQTQPSLNWHGEKFWS encoded by the coding sequence ATGCCTACCGTGACATTCGTCAACGAAAAGAAAACGGTCGAAGTTCCCGCGGGATCAAACCTGCGACGCGAAGCGATTAAGGCTGGAGTGCAGCTCTACCCCTTCCCGCACAATTACGTGAACTGTCTTGGCTTCGGTGCTTGCACCAGTTGTCGGGTCATGGTGAAGAAGGGCGTCGAAAACTGCTCGGTGCAAAGTGGGTACGAGAAGTTCATGATGACGGTTCCTCATCCGCTCACATTCTTTGCGCGGATTGGTAATGAATCCACACTTCGGCTTGCCTGTCAGATGCAGGTCAACGGCGATATCGAAGTGCAGACTCAGCCGTCATTGAACTGGCACGGCGAAAAGTTCTGGAGCTGA
- a CDS encoding sugar transferase, which produces MSVSTFKTSAASSDDEFADLYDQYVADDSLPPPEWLTKLHLDRPRRNIHCMSESTRRWKRLLDILSSFTLLVLLSPVMLLVAILVRLTSPGPIVFKQTRVGLNLRQKKGDRRKSDSPGVPPDGIERRRLDQERRRDGGYGRPFVIYKFRTMRIDAEKNGPQFAVKGDTRVTPIGWFLRKTRLDELPQLWNVLRGEMSFVGPRPERPEFVQELTKEIPNYINRLGLKPGLTGLAQVINGYDNDIESFKRKVNLDLLYLQNCCLTNDIKIMLRTIRVVLTGSGAL; this is translated from the coding sequence ATGAGCGTTTCGACATTCAAAACAAGTGCCGCTTCAAGCGATGACGAGTTCGCCGACTTGTACGATCAGTACGTGGCGGACGACAGTTTGCCGCCGCCAGAATGGCTGACGAAACTCCACTTAGATCGACCACGTCGTAACATTCATTGTATGAGTGAGTCGACACGCCGCTGGAAACGCCTGCTTGATATTCTGTCGTCCTTTACATTGCTGGTTCTCTTAAGTCCCGTGATGTTGCTCGTCGCGATTCTGGTCCGGCTGACGTCGCCAGGCCCGATCGTCTTTAAACAGACTCGTGTCGGATTGAATCTGCGACAGAAAAAAGGCGACCGCCGGAAGAGTGATTCGCCTGGCGTCCCGCCCGACGGAATCGAACGTCGTCGTCTGGATCAGGAACGCCGGCGCGATGGTGGATATGGACGGCCCTTCGTGATCTACAAGTTTCGCACGATGCGTATTGATGCAGAGAAAAACGGACCTCAATTCGCGGTGAAGGGCGACACGCGCGTCACGCCGATCGGTTGGTTTCTGCGAAAAACTCGGTTGGACGAACTGCCGCAACTCTGGAACGTCCTTCGTGGTGAGATGTCATTCGTCGGCCCTCGGCCTGAGCGTCCCGAATTTGTGCAGGAACTGACGAAAGAGATTCCGAACTACATCAATCGGTTGGGATTGAAGCCGGGCCTGACCGGCTTGGCACAGGTGATCAATGGATATGACAACGACATCGAGAGCTTCAAACGCAAAGTCAATCTCGACCTGCTCTACCTGCAGAACTGTTGCCTGACGAACGATATCAAGATCATGCTGCGAACCATCCGCGTTGTTCTGACAGGAAGCGGAGCGCTCTAA
- the bioF gene encoding 8-amino-7-oxononanoate synthase, with amino-acid sequence MPDRWDWLTEELRVWAAGGLLRRRREIRPLAEGRCWVDGHVAWDFASNDYLGLATHPSVVQAAMSALETHGVGAKASPLVCGRSDEHVRLEQALAEFEGTEAAIVFPTGMAANVGTVAALASEGDSVFCDRLNHASLVDGCRLSGARLRVYRHDDLDGLSRSLARESSRRRFIVTDSVFSMDGDLAPLPELCAIRDRYGAILIVDEAHGTGVFGQSGRGVGEMLDVEERIDVRIGTLSKAIGALGGFVAGRRELIEFLWNKARTQIYSTALPPAICAAATAALQVIRADSTGRDRLLQRSAAFRNALVRSGIVPYPHSVGPIVPVVLHAPEAAIEVSDSLLKNGFLVGAIRPPTVPQGTSRLRITLHAATPDNALESFVAILAETCAGRV; translated from the coding sequence ATGCCTGATCGGTGGGATTGGCTGACCGAAGAACTGCGAGTCTGGGCCGCGGGCGGCTTGTTGCGGCGTCGGCGCGAGATTCGTCCCTTGGCAGAGGGGCGTTGCTGGGTGGATGGACATGTCGCCTGGGACTTTGCATCGAACGACTATCTTGGCCTGGCAACTCATCCCAGTGTCGTCCAGGCAGCGATGAGCGCCCTGGAAACGCACGGAGTCGGCGCGAAGGCCAGCCCTTTGGTCTGCGGCCGAAGTGACGAACATGTTCGGCTTGAACAGGCTCTGGCTGAGTTTGAAGGGACCGAGGCCGCAATTGTTTTTCCGACGGGAATGGCCGCAAACGTGGGGACCGTCGCCGCCCTGGCATCCGAAGGAGATTCGGTCTTCTGTGATCGACTGAACCACGCCAGTCTGGTTGATGGTTGCCGGCTCTCGGGCGCACGGCTGCGAGTCTATCGCCATGACGATTTGGATGGATTGTCTCGTTCGCTGGCCCGTGAATCGTCGCGGCGACGATTCATTGTGACCGACAGCGTGTTCAGCATGGATGGAGATCTCGCTCCACTTCCAGAGCTATGTGCAATTCGCGATCGATACGGGGCGATTTTGATTGTGGATGAAGCGCATGGAACCGGTGTCTTCGGTCAATCCGGTCGCGGTGTGGGCGAAATGTTGGATGTGGAAGAACGAATCGACGTCCGCATCGGCACGTTGAGTAAGGCGATCGGCGCGTTGGGCGGATTCGTGGCGGGGCGCAGGGAACTCATCGAGTTTCTTTGGAACAAAGCGCGAACGCAGATCTATTCGACTGCACTGCCACCGGCGATCTGTGCGGCGGCGACGGCGGCGCTGCAGGTCATTCGCGCGGATTCGACCGGACGTGACCGTTTGCTGCAGCGGTCTGCCGCGTTTCGGAACGCATTGGTTCGATCGGGTATCGTTCCTTATCCGCATTCCGTCGGGCCGATTGTACCGGTTGTGCTCCACGCGCCCGAAGCGGCGATCGAGGTGTCAGATTCGCTGCTGAAGAACGGGTTCCTGGTCGGGGCAATTCGCCCGCCGACGGTGCCACAGGGAACCTCGCGCCTTCGAATTACGTTACATGCAGCAACTCCTGATAATGCCCTGGAATCGTTCGTCGCCATCCTCGCTGAAACGTGTGCGGGACGCGTTTGA
- a CDS encoding MFS transporter, translating into MSDGKSEGIAPNAQRLLWAGFMAILAAGVGFSIRGGILGQWAVKFGFTMTELGNITGGGLVGAGVIILIGAFVADKVGYGTLMGAAFVAHFVSAVVTLAAGYAYTVGGKEAAYSCLYWGMFLFAVGNGICEAVVNPLVASLFPANKTHYLNILHAGWPGGLILGGLMSYFMNPDSGNAVDWKIQMSLFLVPVVLYGLMVLGQKFPKSEASDAGVSYGTMILQLIAPLMLLLLVLHALVGYVELGTDSWIGKITGSIMGTKQGGLLLFVYTSSLMFALRFFAGPIVHRISPLGLLFVSSLLGVAGLQLLGAANTVVLCVVAATVYACGKTFLWPTMLAVASERFPKGGAITIGALGGIGMLSAGWLGGPGIGFKQDYNASNELKREAPEVYERYKADGENSFLGYKVVGLDGLKVGVLDDNGKELERANQLLRDANKPEEKLTPWWAEAQKTAAEDKQLVDKAVLHGGRRALQLTSYVPLTMAGLYLFLIICFQCAGGYKAVHIAGTPVPESH; encoded by the coding sequence ATGAGTGACGGCAAGAGTGAGGGTATCGCGCCGAATGCACAGCGTCTGCTGTGGGCCGGCTTCATGGCGATTCTCGCCGCGGGGGTCGGATTTTCGATCCGCGGGGGGATCTTGGGCCAGTGGGCGGTGAAGTTCGGATTCACGATGACTGAGCTGGGAAATATCACCGGCGGCGGGCTCGTGGGGGCCGGCGTGATCATCCTCATCGGTGCCTTTGTTGCCGACAAAGTGGGTTATGGAACGCTGATGGGGGCCGCGTTCGTCGCGCATTTCGTTTCGGCGGTTGTGACGTTGGCAGCAGGTTATGCGTACACCGTCGGTGGAAAAGAAGCAGCATATTCTTGTCTGTACTGGGGAATGTTCCTGTTCGCGGTTGGTAACGGAATCTGCGAAGCCGTGGTCAATCCCCTCGTCGCGTCACTGTTTCCGGCGAACAAGACTCACTACTTGAATATTCTTCATGCAGGTTGGCCCGGCGGACTGATTCTGGGTGGCCTGATGTCCTATTTCATGAACCCTGATTCGGGAAACGCAGTCGACTGGAAGATTCAAATGTCGCTCTTCCTGGTGCCGGTGGTTCTGTATGGCCTGATGGTTTTGGGGCAGAAGTTTCCGAAGTCGGAAGCCAGCGATGCCGGCGTCAGCTACGGCACGATGATCCTTCAGTTGATCGCGCCGCTGATGCTTCTGCTGTTGGTCCTGCACGCACTGGTCGGCTATGTCGAACTGGGAACCGACTCGTGGATTGGGAAGATTACCGGTTCGATCATGGGAACGAAGCAAGGTGGTTTGCTGCTGTTCGTGTACACGTCCAGTCTGATGTTCGCCTTGCGCTTCTTCGCCGGTCCGATCGTGCATCGCATTTCGCCGCTGGGGCTGTTGTTCGTCAGCAGCTTACTTGGTGTTGCCGGTTTGCAGCTGCTTGGCGCCGCGAATACCGTTGTGTTGTGCGTCGTTGCCGCGACAGTCTACGCCTGCGGCAAGACGTTCCTGTGGCCTACAATGCTCGCAGTCGCTTCCGAGCGTTTCCCCAAAGGTGGCGCGATTACGATTGGTGCGTTGGGTGGAATCGGAATGCTTTCGGCCGGATGGTTGGGCGGACCTGGGATCGGTTTCAAGCAAGACTACAATGCCTCGAACGAACTGAAACGCGAAGCGCCTGAAGTCTATGAGCGTTACAAAGCGGACGGAGAGAACAGCTTCCTGGGATACAAAGTCGTCGGCCTGGATGGATTGAAAGTCGGGGTTCTCGACGACAATGGTAAGGAATTGGAACGAGCCAACCAGTTGCTGCGCGATGCGAACAAGCCGGAAGAAAAGTTGACTCCATGGTGGGCGGAAGCGCAAAAGACCGCCGCCGAGGATAAGCAGCTTGTCGATAAGGCCGTACTGCATGGTGGCCGCCGTGCTCTGCAATTGACGTCGTATGTGCCTTTGACGATGGCCGGACTTTACCTGTTTCTGATTATCTGCTTCCAGTGTGCCGGTGGCTACAAGGCTGTGCATATCGCAGGGACACCCGTCCCAGAGTCGCACTGA
- a CDS encoding sensor protein KdpD: MSADQSGPTPEHFLTLIRQQQRGRLKIYLGFAAGVGKTYEMLQEGQRLKARGVDAVIGIVETHGRADTAAQVSNLEQVARRKIEYRGVVLEEMDLDAILARHPSVVLVDELAHTNAPGSKFSKRYQDVEELLRAGINVISTLNIQHLESLYDMVEKSTGVKVKERIPDYIVGMADQLINVDLSAEDLRERLQAGKIYPAERIDRALDSFFTQANLTRLREYALEEISHRLDQRRTKTDSVAAQGGTARVMVCLSSRGPNVEHLLRKAARLADRLNAPWYAVYIQTPHEDLTRISAAVQRQVSNNLALVQQLGGVEMTFKGADVVSTIVAFAKEYSVTHIVLGRTQRPWYRRVFGQSVLDKLLQAIPEADVLVVGQP, from the coding sequence TTGTCTGCCGACCAGAGTGGCCCGACGCCCGAACATTTCCTCACGCTAATCCGCCAGCAACAGCGGGGACGTCTGAAGATCTATTTGGGCTTCGCCGCGGGAGTTGGAAAGACCTATGAGATGCTGCAGGAAGGGCAGCGTTTGAAGGCACGTGGCGTCGATGCCGTGATCGGAATCGTGGAAACGCACGGCCGCGCCGACACCGCGGCGCAGGTGAGCAATCTGGAACAGGTGGCACGTCGCAAGATCGAATATCGGGGCGTCGTTCTTGAAGAAATGGACTTGGATGCCATTCTGGCGCGACATCCGTCAGTCGTCCTGGTGGATGAACTCGCGCATACGAATGCGCCGGGCAGCAAGTTTTCGAAGCGTTATCAGGATGTTGAGGAGCTACTGCGTGCCGGGATCAACGTCATCAGCACGCTCAATATTCAACATCTCGAAAGCCTGTACGACATGGTCGAGAAGTCGACGGGTGTCAAAGTCAAAGAGCGTATTCCTGATTACATTGTCGGCATGGCCGACCAGTTGATCAACGTTGATCTTTCCGCAGAAGACCTTCGCGAACGTTTGCAGGCCGGAAAGATTTATCCCGCGGAACGCATTGATCGCGCTCTGGACAGTTTTTTCACTCAAGCCAATCTGACGCGGCTACGCGAGTACGCACTCGAAGAGATCTCGCATCGGTTGGATCAGCGACGAACAAAAACGGACTCCGTGGCGGCGCAGGGCGGCACCGCTCGGGTGATGGTCTGTTTGAGTTCTCGCGGCCCCAATGTCGAGCATTTGCTGCGGAAGGCGGCACGTCTGGCCGATCGACTGAACGCTCCTTGGTATGCCGTCTACATTCAGACTCCCCACGAGGATCTGACCCGCATATCGGCCGCTGTACAGCGCCAGGTTAGCAACAATCTGGCGTTGGTCCAACAACTGGGCGGAGTCGAAATGACGTTCAAAGGCGCGGATGTTGTCAGCACGATCGTTGCCTTTGCGAAGGAATACAGCGTCACGCACATTGTGCTAGGACGCACGCAACGTCCCTGGTATCGCCGCGTGTTCGGCCAGTCAGTCTTGGACAAACTGCTTCAGGCCATTCCGGAAGCCGACGTGCTTGTCGTCGGACAGCCCTGA